The following nucleotide sequence is from Paenibacillus odorifer.
GGGTACGGTAAAAGTGCTTGATGTAACCATTCAGGCTGGTGAGAAGTCACCTAAGCTAATGCCACTGCGCCGCCGAGTCGGATTGGTATTTCAATTTCCGGAGCAGCAGATGTTCGAAGATACGGTCGAAAAGGATCTCATTTTCGGTCCCCTTAATTTCGGTATGAGTCTCGAAGAGGCAAAGTCACGTGCACGTCAGGCCATGTCAGATATGGGGCTGGATCTCGCGTTGCTGGAGCGGAATCCTTTTCAATTGAGCGGTGGACAAATGCGTAAGGCGGCTATCGCTTCCGTGCTAGCTATGGACCCGGAGGTCATCGTTCTGGATGAGCCCACGGCAACGCTTGATCCCATTAGCCGTGCAGAGCTAATCAGCTTGCTGGAGCGATTATGCCGTGAGCAGGGCAGAACGATCATTATCGTTACGCATCGGATGGATGAGTTATTGCCCTATGCGGACAGCTGGGTTGTACTTAAAGAGGGCAGCACGGCGTTTCAGGGCAGTGTAAAGGCACTTGCAGATGATCCTTCGATTCTGGAACAGTGTGGTTTGACGGTTCCGCAGTCCCTTCGTTACTGGCGTGCAGTTGCTGATCATTTAGGTCTTGTGGATGAAGTCCCCCGCTTGACGGCTGAGAGTCTGGCAGAGCTTATAGCTTCGCTGCCAGCGGAATCAATAAGCACTGGTAAGCCCGATGGAAAGAGGGATGACCATGAATGAGAAACTGATCTTAGGTCGGAGTATTGAGACCGGTTCGTGGGTGCACAAGCTGGATGCTCGTGCCAAAATCACTGGCATGCTATTATACGTAGCTGTTATCTTGCTCTCACGTTCGTGGATGGCCATGGCTGTGTTGGCTATTTTTTCGATAGCCGTTATGGCTTCCACGCGGATTCCGCTTAAATACTTCCTGAAAGCAGCTAAGCCTTTACGTTATTTAATGTTATTTATCTTTATTGTGCAGGTGGTGTCTGTGAAGACAGGGGAGGTAGTGCTGACTCTTGGTTCCTGGTCTATCTATGAGGGAGGGCTAAGATTAGGGGCATTTTCGGTCATCCGCATGTTCTTTCTTATCACCTTTACAGCGCTTCTGACCTTCACAACAACGCCGGGGAAGCTGAATCAAGGGTTGGAGGGGATCTTGACACCCTTCAAAAAGCTTGGCTTATCCCCTGACCGTATCACGCTGATGATCAGCATTTCACTTCGTTTCATTCCTACGATTCTAGATGAATCGCAGATCATAATGAAAGCGCAGGCCTCAAGGGGAGCCGATCTAAAAGAGCTGCCTTTGAAGGAAAAGGGACGGATGTTAGTCTCCCTGCTGGTCCCGATTATCGCCAGTGCTTTTAGGCGTGCTCAGGATCTGGTGTATTCCATGGAAGCCCGCGGTTTTCGCATGGATGCTCCCCGCAGTCGGTATCACCGCCTAAGGTGGGGCAAATTCGATACTGTTTTTATTGGGATGTTTGTGGTCATGGGAATTGCAGTAGCTTTGTTATAATACTCATTCCCTATTAGTAGTATCAACTTGGGAGGGAACTTGAATGGCACGTTATTTTAACGGTAGAGAAGTTGAATTACTCGCACCCGCAGGAACGTTTGAGATTTTCAAGGAAGTGATCCAATCACGGTGTGATGCAGTTTATTTTGGTGGACCTGTATTGAATATGAGAATGATGCGTAAAGGTTATAATCTTACTCATGAAGAGATTGTAGAGGCACTTGATATCGCTCACCGTCTAGACAAAAAAGTGTATATCACTGTGAATAATCTTTTTAGTGAGGAAGATGTGGAAGAAGCTAGAGAATACCTGCGTTTTCTTGATAGTGCTCGGCCGGATGCCTTGATTGTTCAGGATATGGCAGTGTTGGAGCTTATTCGGGAGATGGAGCTTAACCTTCCTATTCACTCTTCAGTAATGATGAATGTTCACAACCTGGAGATGATCTATGCGCTGCGTGATCTGGGTGTAACTCGTGTAGTTACCTCGCGGGAAATGGACCTGCAGACAGCTAAGCTGCTTGGTCAGCGGAGTGGCATGGAGCTGGAATATTTTATTCATGGAGATATGTGCTCTGTGCATGGTGCAAATTGTTACTTTAGTTCCCATGTTTTTGGTATGAGCAGCAACCGGGGGAAATGTATGAAGCCTTGCCGCTGGGATTATCGGGTTAAAAAAGACGGATATGTATATCCTGCTGAATATCCACTGGCTGTCAAAGATATGTTTATGTATGAGCATCTTCCGGAATTGATTGAATCAGGCATTACTTCTTTTAAAATTGAGGGCCGTATGCGTGATAAGGAATTTATGGTGATGCTGGCGAATAGCTACGGCGAAGCCATTGACCGATATATCGATGATCCGATTGGTTTTGATCGTACGGTTGATACCAAAGAACTGTACAACAACCGCAAGCGCGACTTTTCGACAGCCTATGCTTTTGGTAAACCAGGGTTAGCTAATATCAACCGTCGTTATGAAGGTACGGGCAAATTCTATAGCACTGGAAAAGTATTTAGCACACCAACCGCAGAACGTGAGCTATCTGAAAAACGTGTAGAGGAATTGCGGGAACGTTTGGCGCAAGAAAAGAAGCCTAAGACAACAAAAGCGAAGCTGGCTGTACGTGTGAATAATATGGAACAGGCGCGCGTAGTATTGGAACTGGGTGTGGATAGTCTGTA
It contains:
- a CDS encoding ATP-binding cassette domain-containing protein produces the protein MAIELQQVSYTYADRSLWKLTALRDINLSVPIGSMVGIAGATGSGKSTLLQMFNGILKPTEGTVKVLDVTIQAGEKSPKLMPLRRRVGLVFQFPEQQMFEDTVEKDLIFGPLNFGMSLEEAKSRARQAMSDMGLDLALLERNPFQLSGGQMRKAAIASVLAMDPEVIVLDEPTATLDPISRAELISLLERLCREQGRTIIIVTHRMDELLPYADSWVVLKEGSTAFQGSVKALADDPSILEQCGLTVPQSLRYWRAVADHLGLVDEVPRLTAESLAELIASLPAESISTGKPDGKRDDHE
- a CDS encoding peptidase U32 family protein, with the translated sequence MARYFNGREVELLAPAGTFEIFKEVIQSRCDAVYFGGPVLNMRMMRKGYNLTHEEIVEALDIAHRLDKKVYITVNNLFSEEDVEEAREYLRFLDSARPDALIVQDMAVLELIREMELNLPIHSSVMMNVHNLEMIYALRDLGVTRVVTSREMDLQTAKLLGQRSGMELEYFIHGDMCSVHGANCYFSSHVFGMSSNRGKCMKPCRWDYRVKKDGYVYPAEYPLAVKDMFMYEHLPELIESGITSFKIEGRMRDKEFMVMLANSYGEAIDRYIDDPIGFDRTVDTKELYNNRKRDFSTAYAFGKPGLANINRRYEGTGKFYSTGKVFSTPTAERELSEKRVEELRERLAQEKKPKTTKAKLAVRVNNMEQARVVLELGVDSLYLPGDVFEPDRPFTKRDIKELGELKGDSKIYLGLPRMMTELHFDQYDQLLGGERLPIDGIIVTNLGAIRRYSSTGYPLIGDGSLNVYNHLSAQLYAKLGLTQLSVSPEMTLEHFATFASRCDTPLEVVVHGTPALMYMEHDLYENTEVMEPIAEEDNQYVHNNVLVLKTDKGENPVYRDQHGRCHLLFAKELCYLPLLGEMIDLGISSFRIEGATYSAQQLREIIISYQQAMNRTEVKDDMLGGLEPIYAGYTLGSLQFN
- a CDS encoding energy-coupling factor transporter transmembrane component T family protein, with translation MNEKLILGRSIETGSWVHKLDARAKITGMLLYVAVILLSRSWMAMAVLAIFSIAVMASTRIPLKYFLKAAKPLRYLMLFIFIVQVVSVKTGEVVLTLGSWSIYEGGLRLGAFSVIRMFFLITFTALLTFTTTPGKLNQGLEGILTPFKKLGLSPDRITLMISISLRFIPTILDESQIIMKAQASRGADLKELPLKEKGRMLVSLLVPIIASAFRRAQDLVYSMEARGFRMDAPRSRYHRLRWGKFDTVFIGMFVVMGIAVALL